A single Calidithermus timidus DSM 17022 DNA region contains:
- a CDS encoding peptidylprolyl isomerase, whose translation MRWLVCLVGVLVLSGCGNRSLQPLEYRSDKPLREFTRAEQIIDPQKLDYFAQIEIEKKGKVLIDLYESEAPVTVNSFVFLALNRFYDGIVWHRVIPDYIAQTGDPTGTGAGGPGYRFGLETSPKLRYDRAGVVGMARTFDPNSNGSQFFITYQPTPLLNGQYTIFGQVTEGMDVLAELAPTEGPKAVSPDKRDRIKSVQILVRKK comes from the coding sequence ATGCGCTGGCTCGTGTGCCTCGTGGGTGTCCTGGTCCTGAGCGGCTGCGGCAATCGCTCTCTGCAGCCCCTCGAGTACCGCTCCGACAAGCCCCTGCGCGAGTTCACGCGGGCCGAGCAGATCATCGACCCCCAAAAGCTCGACTACTTCGCCCAAATCGAGATCGAGAAGAAGGGCAAGGTGCTGATCGACCTCTACGAAAGCGAAGCCCCCGTCACCGTCAACTCCTTCGTGTTTCTGGCCCTCAACCGCTTCTACGATGGCATTGTGTGGCACCGGGTCATCCCCGACTACATCGCCCAAACCGGCGACCCCACCGGCACGGGCGCGGGCGGGCCGGGCTACCGCTTCGGCCTCGAAACGAGCCCCAAACTCAGGTACGATCGGGCGGGGGTAGTGGGCATGGCCCGCACCTTTGACCCAAACTCCAACGGCTCGCAGTTCTTCATCACCTACCAACCCACCCCCCTCCTCAATGGGCAGTACACCATCTTTGGCCAGGTGACCGAGGGCATGGACGTGCTGGCCGAACTGGCCCCCACCGAAGGCCCCAAGGCCGTAAGCCCCGATAAGCGCGACCGGATCAAGAGCGTGCAGATTCTGGTCAGGAAGAAGTAG
- a CDS encoding GntR family transcriptional regulator: MVAPQTDEAYRRLRRSILSLELPPGEALVERKLEELLSVSRTPIRAAIQQLAREGLVRRTGRVYTVAPIDLDELREAFEFRSLLETTAVRMAARRKPKAREIRELLATLETELDPEVELEKATDFHLALARLSGNRFLVSSLAQVLSRIYRARFLEITRPQGVDHAREDHARLIELVQQGRGEEAAALIERHLERSHKALLESLEDTEWGSVLLGGGKVRALR, encoded by the coding sequence ATGGTCGCACCTCAAACCGACGAAGCCTACCGCCGGCTGCGGCGTTCGATCCTGTCGCTGGAGCTACCCCCGGGCGAAGCCCTGGTCGAGCGCAAGCTCGAAGAACTGCTCTCGGTCTCGCGCACGCCCATTCGGGCGGCCATCCAGCAACTCGCCCGCGAGGGGCTGGTACGCCGCACCGGGCGGGTGTATACCGTCGCCCCCATCGACCTCGACGAACTGCGTGAGGCCTTCGAGTTTCGCAGCCTGCTGGAGACCACCGCCGTGCGCATGGCAGCCCGGCGCAAACCCAAAGCGCGGGAGATCCGGGAGCTGCTGGCAACGCTCGAGACCGAGCTCGACCCCGAGGTCGAACTCGAGAAGGCCACCGACTTTCACCTGGCCCTGGCCCGACTCTCGGGCAACCGCTTCCTGGTCTCGTCGCTGGCCCAGGTGCTCTCGCGCATCTACCGCGCCCGCTTCCTCGAGATCACCCGCCCCCAGGGTGTCGATCACGCCCGCGAGGACCACGCCCGCCTGATCGAGCTGGTGCAGCAGGGCAGGGGCGAGGAGGCCGCCGCGCTCATCGAGCGGCACCTCGAGCGCTCGCACAAGGCGCTGTTGGAAAGCCTGGAGGATACCGAGTGGGGCAGCGTTCTGCTGGGAGGGGGCAAAGTTCGGGCGTTGCGCTAG
- a CDS encoding putative Ig domain-containing protein yields MPAPKLAQLLLISLASTLVACGGEQSSPSSSQGALRIVTPNLPPAYLGDSYSAQLRSEGGVRPHTFKLEGTLPKGVTFTNGTFSGTPQEKGNFELTAFIEDASLSRNFQKLTLSVLDPLPPKVALSLPQSETSDPFLMAVRLEGRESRAFHAQFVLKDLKAAMETFKAAEGLLYVLRYDAERSVLDLDAAWVTPRKDLEVFRLSLTPLKALRPLQQMAGGYKAAFYDKNGNLFTQADAFTREPSQGQYGFETLLLIAQNWGKKLQSAQQPPPAQEQPAQPAQPEGQGGEQSRNPGPKAQEPPAPEGQNTSPAKPTPPPQTLPGDLNQDKVVDAKDLEILRASYAWKSVGNPTKPDKKESSPAQPKPGEATPQDTGNPEEGGSSKP; encoded by the coding sequence ATGCCGGCCCCAAAACTCGCCCAATTGCTTCTCATTTCGCTGGCTTCGACCCTGGTGGCCTGCGGTGGGGAGCAGAGCAGCCCCAGCAGTTCGCAGGGGGCTTTGCGCATCGTCACGCCGAATTTGCCCCCGGCCTACCTAGGCGACAGCTATTCAGCTCAGCTCCGCAGCGAAGGCGGGGTGCGTCCCCATACCTTCAAGCTCGAGGGCACCCTACCCAAAGGCGTCACTTTCACCAACGGCACCTTCAGCGGCACGCCCCAGGAGAAGGGCAACTTCGAGCTCACGGCCTTCATCGAGGATGCCTCGCTGTCGCGCAACTTCCAGAAGCTCACCCTCAGCGTCCTCGACCCCCTACCCCCCAAGGTGGCCCTGTCCCTGCCCCAGTCCGAGACCAGCGACCCCTTCTTGATGGCCGTGCGGCTGGAGGGGCGAGAATCGCGGGCCTTCCACGCCCAGTTCGTGCTCAAGGACCTCAAAGCGGCCATGGAGACCTTCAAGGCCGCCGAGGGCCTGCTCTACGTGCTACGCTACGACGCCGAAAGGAGCGTCCTGGACCTCGATGCCGCTTGGGTCACCCCCCGCAAGGACCTCGAGGTCTTCCGCCTCAGTCTGACCCCGCTCAAGGCCCTGCGGCCACTACAGCAGATGGCGGGGGGTTACAAGGCGGCTTTCTACGACAAGAACGGTAATCTCTTCACCCAGGCCGATGCCTTCACCCGCGAGCCCAGCCAGGGCCAGTATGGCTTCGAGACCCTACTGCTGATCGCACAGAACTGGGGCAAGAAGCTCCAGAGCGCCCAGCAGCCTCCACCCGCGCAGGAGCAGCCCGCACAACCCGCCCAGCCAGAGGGGCAAGGCGGCGAACAAAGCCGAAATCCCGGGCCCAAAGCCCAAGAACCCCCAGCCCCCGAGGGGCAGAACACAAGCCCGGCCAAGCCCACCCCCCCTCCCCAGACCCTGCCGGGCGACCTCAACCAGGACAAGGTGGTCGATGCCAAGGACCTCGAGATCCTGCGGGCTTCGTATGCCTGGAAGAGCGTGGGCAACCCCACCAAGCCCGATAAAAAGGAGAGCTCCCCAGCGCAACCCAAACCGGGGGAAGCTACCCCACAGGACACGGGCAATCCCGAGGAAGGCGGGAGCTCGAAGCCCTGA
- the dcd gene encoding dCTP deaminase translates to MGIKPDRWIREKAKQGMIEPFEERLVRDGVISYGLTSFGYDLRAAREWKIFANVFHTVADPKGLDPKSFVDYEGDEVIIPPNSFVLARSMEYIRMPDNVMAIAIGKSTYARVGIVANITPLEPGWEGHVTLEFSNTTPLPAKMYAGEGVVQLVFFEGERPEVTYADRKGKYQGQRGITLPRI, encoded by the coding sequence ATGGGCATTAAGCCGGACCGCTGGATTCGGGAAAAGGCCAAACAGGGCATGATCGAGCCCTTCGAGGAGCGCCTGGTGCGCGATGGGGTGATCAGCTACGGCCTGACCAGCTTTGGTTACGACCTGCGGGCGGCGCGGGAGTGGAAGATCTTCGCCAACGTCTTCCACACCGTCGCCGACCCCAAGGGCCTCGACCCCAAGAGCTTCGTGGATTACGAAGGCGACGAGGTCATCATCCCCCCCAACTCCTTCGTGCTCGCCCGCAGCATGGAATACATCCGTATGCCCGATAACGTCATGGCCATCGCCATCGGCAAGAGTACCTACGCCCGCGTGGGCATCGTGGCCAACATCACGCCCCTCGAGCCCGGCTGGGAGGGCCACGTGACGCTGGAGTTTTCCAACACCACCCCCCTGCCCGCCAAGATGTACGCGGGCGAGGGCGTGGTGCAGCTGGTGTTCTTCGAGGGCGAGCGCCCGGAAGTGACCTATGCCGACCGCAAGGGCAAGTACCAGGGCCAACGGGGCATCACCCTGCCGCGCATCTGA
- a CDS encoding response regulator — protein MSAPTRVMLVEDDAGVLAVNQAMIASLPHFTVVATAQGVGEGLELAVLVEPELLLVDVYLPDGTGLELIHALRRRNLSFEAIMITAANDLDTVQQALYQGVMDYLIKPFQQPRLHEALERYRQRQSIKAQPLTQAHLDRLLGVRGQQRPPKGIDPTTLEQIQRLLQSAPRPLSADEVGEGVGVSRVTAWRYLEYLQQSGFVQLELSYGAVGRPVKRYRLQRGR, from the coding sequence ATGAGCGCACCCACCCGCGTGATGCTGGTCGAGGACGACGCCGGGGTGCTGGCGGTGAATCAGGCCATGATCGCCTCCCTGCCCCACTTCACCGTCGTCGCCACCGCCCAAGGCGTGGGCGAGGGGCTCGAGCTGGCCGTGCTAGTGGAGCCCGAGCTGCTGTTGGTCGATGTGTACCTGCCCGACGGCACCGGCCTGGAGCTCATCCACGCCCTGCGCAGGCGCAACCTGAGCTTCGAGGCCATCATGATCACCGCCGCCAACGACTTAGACACCGTGCAGCAGGCCCTTTACCAGGGCGTAATGGACTACCTCATCAAGCCCTTCCAGCAACCCCGGCTGCACGAAGCGCTGGAGCGCTACCGCCAGCGCCAGAGCATCAAGGCCCAACCCCTCACCCAGGCCCACCTGGACCGCTTGCTGGGGGTACGTGGCCAGCAGCGCCCGCCTAAGGGGATCGACCCCACCACCCTCGAGCAGATCCAGCGCCTGCTGCAAAGCGCGCCCCGTCCCCTCAGCGCCGACGAGGTGGGCGAGGGGGTGGGGGTGAGCCGGGTCACCGCCTGGCGCTACCTGGAGTATCTGCAACAGAGCGGCTTCGTGCAGCTCGAGCTGAGCTATGGCGCGGTGGGCCGCCCGGTCAAGCGCTACCGGCTACAGCGGGGGCGATAG
- a CDS encoding ATP-binding protein, whose protein sequence is MSLARAKQHTTSFVPQPSSRRLGIQMRFFLLQVAVFTVLMAILAAVQILALQRSVRESYGERALLISRTVATIPEVVAAFDDPDPSSTLNPLVNRIREKVGADYIVVGDKRGIRLAHPLPDRLGKPMVGGDNDAPLAGREIISVATDSLGAAIRGKVPVRDAADRVIGVVSTGYLLPTVHSIALQVSATLLPWFGLGLLFALLSSMWLSRRIKRAMLELEPEQIAALVQQHRSVLNALQEGVLVVDAGGQIQLANPRAAQMLGIPTAGEAPPRLEAVWPDLAQSGLLQGGNTENESLHIGSLPVLAGVFAMPSGQRLVVFRDRAEILQMAEELTQTRRYAELLRAQTHEFHNRLHTIAGLIQLQRPGEALAVIQQEASQIEALRDLVADIELPRLAALVLGKYQRARELGIRFRLEPGSALSAAWAPHSQALELALGNLLENAFEAVMEKARGQERNVTLALGEDPEGMQLEVSDDGPGVPAELGRRILERGVSTRGEGRGLGLSLVHQQIAQLGGELSFFRRGGYSVFRVSLPSSALQEGA, encoded by the coding sequence ATGAGCCTCGCTCGAGCCAAGCAGCACACGACCAGCTTCGTGCCCCAGCCCAGCTCCCGCCGCCTGGGCATCCAGATGCGTTTTTTTCTGCTTCAAGTAGCGGTGTTCACTGTGCTGATGGCCATCCTGGCCGCAGTTCAGATCCTCGCCCTGCAACGCTCGGTACGGGAGAGCTACGGCGAGCGGGCCCTGCTGATCTCCCGCACCGTCGCCACCATCCCCGAGGTGGTGGCCGCCTTCGACGACCCCGACCCCTCGAGCACGCTCAACCCCCTGGTCAACCGGATTCGCGAGAAGGTGGGGGCCGATTACATCGTGGTGGGCGACAAGCGGGGCATCCGCCTAGCCCATCCCCTGCCCGACCGGCTGGGCAAGCCCATGGTGGGCGGGGACAACGACGCGCCGCTGGCCGGGCGCGAGATCATCAGTGTGGCCACGGACTCGCTGGGGGCGGCCATCCGGGGCAAAGTGCCCGTGCGCGACGCGGCGGACCGGGTAATCGGCGTGGTCTCGACCGGCTACCTCTTGCCCACCGTACACAGCATCGCGCTTCAGGTCAGCGCCACCCTGCTGCCCTGGTTCGGCCTGGGGCTACTCTTCGCCCTCCTGAGCAGCATGTGGCTGAGCCGCCGGATCAAGCGGGCGATGCTCGAGCTCGAGCCCGAGCAGATCGCGGCGCTGGTCCAGCAACACCGCAGCGTGCTCAACGCCCTGCAAGAGGGGGTACTGGTGGTGGACGCCGGGGGGCAGATCCAGCTTGCCAACCCCAGGGCTGCCCAGATGCTGGGCATCCCCACCGCGGGCGAGGCCCCCCCACGGCTGGAAGCGGTGTGGCCCGACCTGGCCCAGAGTGGGCTCTTACAGGGAGGCAACACCGAAAACGAGTCGCTGCACATCGGCAGCCTACCGGTGCTGGCGGGGGTTTTCGCCATGCCCAGCGGGCAGCGCCTGGTGGTCTTCCGCGACCGCGCCGAGATCTTGCAGATGGCCGAGGAGCTCACCCAAACCCGGCGCTACGCCGAGCTGCTGCGGGCCCAGACTCACGAGTTCCACAACCGCCTGCACACCATCGCCGGGCTGATCCAGCTCCAGCGCCCCGGCGAGGCGCTGGCGGTCATCCAGCAAGAAGCGAGCCAGATCGAGGCCTTGCGCGACCTGGTGGCCGACATCGAGCTGCCTCGGCTGGCCGCTTTGGTGCTGGGCAAGTACCAGCGGGCGCGCGAGTTGGGCATTCGCTTCCGCCTGGAGCCCGGCTCAGCGCTGAGCGCAGCCTGGGCCCCACACTCCCAAGCGCTCGAGCTCGCACTGGGCAACCTCCTGGAAAACGCCTTTGAAGCGGTGATGGAAAAAGCGCGTGGCCAGGAGCGCAACGTCACGCTGGCGCTGGGCGAAGACCCCGAGGGCATGCAGCTCGAGGTCAGCGACGATGGCCCCGGCGTGCCCGCCGAGCTGGGGCGGCGCATCCTCGAGCGGGGGGTCTCCACCCGCGGGGAGGGGAGGGGCCTGGGGCTGAGCCTGGTACACCAGCAGATCGCGCAGCTCGGCGGCGAGCTCAGCTTCTTCCGGCGCGGCGGGTACAGCGTGTTCCGGGTCAGCTTGCCCAGCAGCGCCCTGCAGGAGGGGGCATGA
- a CDS encoding Bug family tripartite tricarboxylate transporter substrate binding protein → MRKRWLMLALTSVFGSLGLAAFTPKAPECIAPAGAGGGWDLTCRSVTQLMFDLKLVPQPFKVTNMTGAGGGVAYANVVTQRSDDANLLVAASPATTVRLAQGQFSQFTERDVRWLGAIAADYGLVAVKADSPYKTMAELVAAWKADPSKIAVGGGSAVGGQDHMKVLLLARAIGIQPRAVKYVPFDGGGQALTSLLGGFIQVFAGDASELRGQVEGGTVRVLAVLAPKRLAAPYANVPTAKELGYNVDWVVWRGFYVPKNMPEEAYSFWLNALRKVARSPEWAKFREQNSLGEFVSLGAEFQVFIDRQVNQFRNLSKELGIIK, encoded by the coding sequence ATGAGAAAGCGTTGGTTGATGCTGGCTTTGACATCGGTTTTTGGCAGCTTGGGCCTGGCGGCTTTTACCCCCAAGGCCCCCGAGTGCATCGCTCCGGCGGGAGCAGGAGGTGGTTGGGACCTCACCTGCCGCAGCGTGACCCAGCTGATGTTCGACCTCAAGCTCGTGCCTCAGCCCTTCAAGGTGACCAACATGACCGGGGCAGGGGGCGGGGTGGCCTACGCCAACGTGGTCACCCAGCGCAGCGACGACGCCAACCTGCTGGTTGCGGCCTCCCCGGCCACCACCGTGAGGTTGGCCCAGGGCCAGTTCAGCCAGTTCACCGAGCGCGACGTGCGTTGGCTGGGGGCCATCGCCGCCGACTATGGCCTGGTGGCGGTCAAGGCCGACTCCCCCTACAAGACCATGGCCGAGCTGGTGGCCGCCTGGAAGGCCGACCCCAGCAAGATCGCCGTGGGCGGGGGCAGCGCGGTGGGTGGGCAGGATCACATGAAGGTGCTGTTGCTGGCCCGCGCCATCGGGATTCAACCCCGTGCGGTCAAATACGTGCCCTTCGATGGGGGCGGACAGGCCCTTACCTCGCTGCTGGGCGGATTCATCCAGGTCTTTGCCGGGGACGCTTCGGAGCTGCGCGGGCAGGTCGAGGGCGGCACCGTGCGCGTGCTGGCGGTGCTGGCGCCCAAGCGCCTGGCCGCGCCCTACGCGAACGTGCCCACCGCCAAGGAACTGGGCTACAACGTGGACTGGGTGGTGTGGCGGGGCTTCTACGTGCCCAAGAACATGCCCGAGGAAGCCTACAGCTTCTGGTTGAACGCCCTGCGCAAAGTGGCCCGCTCGCCCGAATGGGCTAAGTTCCGCGAGCAGAACTCTTTGGGCGAGTTCGTCTCGCTGGGGGCGGAGTTCCAGGTTTTCATCGACCGCCAGGTCAACCAGTTCCGCAACCTCTCGAAGGAGCTGGGGATTATCAAGTGA
- a CDS encoding tripartite tricarboxylate transporter TctB family protein, with translation MSNPTHRTDRIVGLLLLLLALGYGWMASRLEVGMLSDPVGPKPFPYLIAACSAAASLWLILRPDPDPQWPPASFWLPLGLVLGSLVAYAYLLVPLGFIVVTTLEMALLAVLFGARWWQGLAAGLAFSLVVYFLFTAGLNVPLPAGKIWGLGR, from the coding sequence ATGTCCAACCCCACCCACCGCACCGACCGCATCGTAGGGCTCTTGCTGCTGCTGCTCGCCCTCGGCTACGGCTGGATGGCCAGCCGCCTCGAGGTGGGCATGCTTTCCGACCCCGTCGGTCCCAAGCCCTTCCCCTACCTCATCGCTGCCTGCAGCGCCGCGGCCAGCCTGTGGCTGATCCTGCGCCCCGACCCCGACCCCCAGTGGCCCCCCGCCAGCTTCTGGTTGCCACTGGGGCTGGTGCTGGGCAGCCTGGTGGCTTATGCCTACTTGCTGGTGCCGCTGGGCTTTATTGTGGTAACCACGCTCGAGATGGCCCTGCTCGCCGTGCTCTTCGGCGCACGTTGGTGGCAGGGCTTGGCCGCGGGGCTGGCCTTTAGCTTGGTGGTCTACTTCCTCTTCACCGCCGGCCTCAACGTGCCGCTCCCGGCGGGAAAAATCTGGGGTCTGGGGCGGTAG
- a CDS encoding tripartite tricarboxylate transporter permease: MDILQALANGFGVALQPVNLLLVFLGCLVGTLIGVLPGIGPISGVALLVPLTFALKLTPESAIILLAGIYYGAMYGGSTTSILLNIPGETSSVVTTLDGNQMARQGRAGAALAISAWGSFIAGTLSVLALMLLGPLLAQWAIRFGPAEYFALMVFGFSTLSALAGKNMAKALLATLFGLLLSTVGQDPQSGMSRFTFGLLQLEDGMDFLVVAIGLFAVSEVLMILQDKAPPAVQATVGRVYLSLKEFSFSLLTILRSSVLGFVIGVLPGAGASIASFVAYTVEKRLLGSRARFGQGDIRGVAAPESANNAAAGGAMIPLLTLGLPGSGTTAIMLGALVSLGVTPGPQMFQQHPNVVWGLIASMYVGNAVLLLLNLPLVGLFVRLLAVPSWFLVPAVLAVSFIGVYAVNNNPFDLLLMTVFGLIGYLMRRLDFPLAPVLLGLVLGYLMEVNLRRAMAISNGDVGFLFSSPIAIALWVLAGFSLFAPALLSRFRQRGALGDEEL, encoded by the coding sequence ATGGATATCCTACAAGCCCTTGCCAACGGTTTTGGGGTTGCGCTGCAACCCGTCAACCTGCTGCTGGTCTTCCTGGGTTGCCTGGTCGGCACACTCATCGGCGTGCTGCCGGGCATCGGGCCCATCAGCGGGGTGGCCCTGCTGGTGCCGCTGACCTTTGCCCTCAAGCTCACACCGGAGTCGGCGATCATCCTGCTGGCGGGTATCTACTACGGTGCGATGTACGGCGGCAGCACCACCAGCATCCTGCTCAACATTCCCGGCGAGACCTCTTCGGTGGTGACCACCCTCGACGGCAACCAGATGGCCCGTCAGGGCCGGGCCGGGGCCGCGCTGGCCATCTCGGCCTGGGGCTCCTTTATCGCCGGGACGCTCTCGGTGCTGGCGCTGATGCTCTTGGGGCCGCTGCTGGCGCAGTGGGCCATCCGCTTTGGTCCGGCGGAGTACTTCGCCCTGATGGTCTTCGGCTTCTCCACCCTCTCGGCCCTGGCCGGGAAGAACATGGCCAAGGCCCTCCTCGCCACGCTCTTCGGCCTCCTGCTCTCGACGGTGGGCCAGGACCCACAAAGCGGGATGTCGCGCTTTACCTTCGGATTGCTGCAACTCGAGGACGGCATGGACTTTTTGGTCGTGGCCATCGGCCTCTTCGCGGTGAGTGAGGTGCTGATGATCCTCCAGGACAAGGCTCCGCCTGCGGTTCAGGCCACGGTGGGGCGGGTCTACCTTTCGCTCAAGGAGTTCAGCTTCTCGCTGCTCACCATCTTGCGCAGCAGCGTTCTTGGCTTCGTGATCGGGGTATTGCCAGGAGCCGGGGCCAGCATCGCCAGCTTCGTGGCCTACACCGTCGAGAAGCGCCTGCTGGGCAGCCGGGCCCGCTTTGGCCAGGGCGATATCCGCGGGGTGGCGGCTCCCGAGTCGGCCAACAACGCCGCCGCAGGCGGGGCCATGATCCCCCTGCTCACCCTGGGCCTGCCGGGCAGCGGCACCACCGCCATCATGCTGGGGGCTTTGGTGAGCTTGGGCGTGACCCCAGGGCCACAGATGTTCCAGCAGCACCCCAACGTGGTCTGGGGCCTCATCGCCTCGATGTACGTGGGCAACGCCGTGCTACTGCTGCTGAACCTGCCCTTGGTGGGCCTCTTCGTGCGCCTGCTGGCGGTGCCCTCGTGGTTTTTGGTCCCCGCGGTGCTGGCGGTGAGCTTCATCGGGGTCTACGCGGTCAACAACAACCCCTTCGACCTGCTCTTGATGACCGTCTTCGGCCTGATCGGATACCTGATGCGCCGCTTGGATTTTCCCCTGGCTCCGGTGCTCTTGGGCCTGGTGCTGGGCTATTTGATGGAGGTCAACCTGCGCCGGGCGATGGCCATCAGCAACGGGGATGTGGGATTCCTCTTCAGCAGTCCCATCGCCATCGCGCTATGGGTGCTAGCTGGCTTCTCGCTCTTCGCTCCCGCCCTCCTCAGCCGTTTCCGGCAGCGGGGGGCGCTGGGGGATGAGGAGCTTTAG
- a CDS encoding Eco57I restriction-modification methylase domain-containing protein has translation MRRILSCTENSPVHRVDDPLRDSLAAVHQADDPLRDSLAAVHRGDDPLRDGAGPVRQEVQHALEELSRAGAQERGAVFTKPAVVRQMLDWLGYTPERDLSRFRLLEPCFGGGDFLLEALDRLLASHFARGGSPRNADELEPCLRGVELHRESYEKVIHRVINSLMKLGITRKLAAHLAHTWLIQGDFLLADFGENGSSRCTEPAPSSSSAHGGAGFTHVVGNPPYLRPERIPAALLAEYRRRYPTFSHRADLYVPFFERGLRLLEPQGRLAYLCSDRWMKNRYGQALRRFVAEGYRLERYADLKGHQPFQDAVVAYPAITLIVRAEREGGVADDPLRDSLAAVHRADDPLRDSLAAVHQADDPLRGGAGCVHQIEVIGREGQRVWVGTEATPPNGPWLLELGEEWGRLREWERRFPPLEQAGCRVGIGVASGADEVFVQPADLGIEEERKLPLLLSCDVRSGKIEWSGRVLVNPWDDEGRLVALERYPRLKAYLEAHRTALARRYVARRHPEQWFRTIDRVDPTLRHTPKLLIPDLAGHPIVVLDAGQYYPHHNLYWVSSKEWPLVALQAVLRSPVASLFVRAYSVEMRGGYHRYQAQTLRRIRLPRWGDLPQGLKRALASGAEQVQRRAVNELYGL, from the coding sequence ATGCGGCGGATTCTTTCCTGTACTGAAAACAGCCCCGTGCACCGGGTGGACGATCCCCTTCGGGACAGCCTGGCGGCTGTGCACCAAGCGGACGATCCCCTGCGGGACAGCCTGGCGGCTGTACACCGGGGGGACGATCCCCTGCGGGACGGGGCAGGCCCCGTACGCCAGGAGGTGCAGCACGCCCTCGAGGAGTTGTCGCGCGCAGGGGCCCAGGAGCGGGGGGCGGTGTTCACCAAGCCCGCCGTGGTGCGGCAGATGCTCGACTGGCTGGGCTATACCCCCGAGCGCGATCTGAGCCGCTTTCGCCTGCTCGAGCCCTGCTTCGGTGGGGGGGACTTCTTGCTGGAGGCGCTCGATCGCCTTCTGGCTTCCCACTTCGCCCGCGGCGGAAGCCCCAGAAATGCCGACGAGCTCGAGCCTTGCCTGCGCGGGGTAGAGCTGCACCGCGAGAGCTACGAGAAAGTTATCCACAGAGTTATTAACAGCTTGATGAAATTGGGGATAACTCGAAAGCTGGCGGCTCACCTGGCTCACACCTGGCTGATCCAAGGCGATTTCCTGCTGGCCGATTTCGGCGAAAACGGCTCCTCCCGGTGTACGGAGCCTGCTCCGTCGTCGTCCTCGGCGCACGGCGGGGCGGGTTTTACCCACGTGGTGGGCAACCCGCCCTACCTGCGCCCGGAGCGCATTCCCGCCGCGTTGCTGGCCGAATACCGCCGCCGCTACCCCACCTTCAGCCACCGGGCCGACCTCTACGTGCCCTTCTTCGAGCGGGGGCTGCGCCTGCTCGAGCCCCAGGGCAGGCTGGCCTACCTCTGCAGCGACCGCTGGATGAAAAACCGCTACGGCCAGGCCCTACGGCGCTTCGTCGCCGAGGGATATCGCCTCGAGCGCTACGCCGACCTCAAGGGCCACCAGCCCTTCCAGGACGCGGTGGTCGCCTATCCGGCCATCACCCTCATCGTCAGGGCGGAGCGGGAGGGGGGGGTTGCGGACGATCCCCTTCGGGACAGCCTGGCGGCCGTGCACCGGGCGGACGATCCCCTTCGGGACAGCCTGGCGGCTGTGCACCAAGCGGACGATCCCCTGCGGGGCGGAGCAGGCTGCGTGCACCAGATTGAGGTCATCGGGCGGGAGGGGCAACGGGTGTGGGTGGGGACGGAGGCCACCCCGCCCAATGGTCCCTGGCTGCTCGAGTTGGGCGAGGAATGGGGGCGCCTGCGCGAGTGGGAGCGGCGCTTTCCCCCGCTCGAGCAGGCCGGCTGTCGGGTGGGCATCGGGGTGGCCAGCGGGGCCGACGAGGTCTTCGTGCAGCCCGCCGATCTGGGCATCGAGGAGGAGCGCAAGCTGCCCTTGCTGCTCTCCTGCGACGTGCGCTCGGGGAAGATCGAATGGTCGGGGCGAGTGCTGGTCAACCCCTGGGATGACGAGGGTCGCCTGGTCGCGCTGGAGCGCTACCCTCGGCTGAAGGCCTACCTCGAGGCCCACCGCACCGCCCTCGCGCGCCGCTACGTGGCCCGCCGGCACCCCGAGCAGTGGTTTCGCACCATCGACCGCGTGGACCCCACCCTGCGCCACACTCCCAAGCTGCTCATCCCCGACCTGGCCGGACACCCCATCGTGGTGCTGGACGCGGGGCAGTACTACCCCCACCACAACCTCTACTGGGTGAGCTCGAAAGAGTGGCCGCTCGTGGCCCTGCAAGCCGTCTTGCGCTCGCCCGTAGCCTCGCTGTTTGTGCGGGCCTACTCGGTGGAGATGCGGGGAGGTTACCACCGCTACCAGGCCCAGACCCTGCGCCGCATCCGGCTGCCCCGCTGGGGCGATCTCCCCCAGGGCCTGAAGCGAGCCCTGGCGAGTGGGGCCGAGCAGGTCCAGCGACGGGCCGTCAACGAACTGTATGGCCTCTAA